From the Cyclopterus lumpus isolate fCycLum1 chromosome 25, fCycLum1.pri, whole genome shotgun sequence genome, one window contains:
- the pipox gene encoding peroxisomal sarcosine oxidase — MSTHGEYDCIVIGAGVQGSFTAYQLATRNQKTLLLEQFILPHSRGSSHGQTRIIRKAYEQDFYTHMMEECYELWAQLEREAGVKLYRQTGLLVMGPEDSQSYQQIKDTLQKNKVPMAILNRDNFCQHIPNVNLAVGDGAVVDITAGVLYADRALKTVQGQFEKLGGVIRDNEKVTDIKPGPVVTVATSAAVYRAKSLVITAGPWANRLLAHTGLQLPLKVVKINVCYWKEKVPGSYDVKQRFPCVLVTESKESKDHIYGLPSNEYPGLMKICHHMGSETDPDQRDKQTDRSDIDILQRCIARCFPGLVPEPAVVESCMYTLTPDHHFVLDRHPAHSNIVLGAGFSGHGFKFGPIIGKLLCELTLGEVPSYDLSPFRIRRFLDKTKSAL, encoded by the exons TTCATCCTGCCCCACAGCCGAGGCAGCTCCCATGGCCAGACCCGCATCATCCGCAAGGCCTACGAGCAGGACTTCTACACCCACATGATGGAGGAGTGCTACGAGCTGTGGGCCCAGCTGGAGCGGGAGGCGGGTGTCAAGCTGTACAG ACAAACGGGGCTCCTGGTGATGGGACCAGAGGACAGTCAGAGTTACCAGCAGATTAAGGACACCCTGCAGAAAAACAAGGTTCCTATGGCAATCCTGAACCGTGACAACTTCTGCCAGCACATCCCCAATGTCAACCTGGCTGTGGGAGATGGCGCGGTGGTGGACATAACCGCTGGAGTTCTGTATGCTGACCGTGCACTCAAGACTGTACAG GGGCAGTTTGAGAAGCTGGGCGGGGTCATCAGAGACAACGAGAAGGTAACTGACATCAAGCCTGGCCCTGTGGTGACAGTGGCAACCTCTGCTGCTGTTTATCGAGCCAAGAGCCTGGTGATCACCGCTGGCCCCTGGGCTAATAGACTGCTGGCCCACACTGGCCTACAGTTGCCACTCAAG GTGGTGAAGATCAACGTGTGCTACTGGAAAGAGAAGGTTCCAGGATCATATGACGTGAAGCAGCGCTTTCCCTGCGTCTTGGTGACTGAGAGCAAGGAATCCAAAGATCACATCTACGGCCTCCCGTCCAATGAGTACCCGGGCCTGATGAAG ATATGCCACCATATGGGCAGtgagacagacccagaccagcgagacaagcagacagacaggtctgaTATTGACATCCTCCAGCGCTGCATTGCCCGCTGTTTTCCTGGCCTGGTCCCTGAACCTGCTGTGGTGGAGAGCTGCATGTACACG CTAACGCCTGACCATCATTTTGTGCTGGACCGCCACCCGGCCCACAGCAACATTGTGTTGGGAGCAGGCTTCTCCG GTCATGGCTTCAAGTTTGGACCAATCATTGGAAAGCTCCTGTGTGAACTCACCCTGGGAGAAGTGCCCTCCTATGACCTTTCACCTTTTCGAATCAGACGCTTCCTGGATAAGACCAAATCAGCTTTATAG